From Candidatus Bathyarchaeia archaeon:
GGGTCTGCCTTTCAACCTCCTCTAACCTCATAACCAGCTTATCCCAATCGTCCAATATCCTCTTAGCTTTATCCTCAAGGGTCTTCACCTTCTCCTCTAGAGCATTGGCTCTGCTCACCGCCTCATCACTTCTTACAGAGGAAGCTTCAACTTTAAAGGCAATAGTCTCTAAATTTTCGGCAACTCGCTTGAGCTCCCTACTGAAACTCAAAATGATATCATTAAAAACGCCCTTAGCCCTGCTGTATTCCTCCCTAATCTTTGCGAGATTACGGTAATATTCAAAAGCGAAACCTACTGCAACCCCAAAAAATAAAATTGAAAGGACAATTATGAAATCCACAAAACTCCCACCTGTGACCTAAAAGTGACCTTAACGTGATTTTGCATGTCGCATCACACGTCACATTCAATAGTCATAACATTTAAAGGTTACGACTAATGAAATATGACATCACAAATCACAAATTCCATCAAGAATCTACCTAGAGTCTTGGGATAAAAACTCGTTTTTATGGCGTTTTAGCGTCAAAACCTTTTATTTTCGAGGCTTCAGTATCCATCTTTGGAACTGATTTTCTGTGATTTGTGATGTCACGTAAATCCTTCGCTAGGTTCAGAGAGTCTTTTTAGGCTTATTTCAAGTTCCTTTCTCAACATTTCGAGGAATTTTGACCGTTCTTCTCCTTTTTCTGGCAGGCTTTTGTGGGCTTCTATGTATTCTTGCAGTCTGTTTGCTGCTTCAATGTATGTGTCTAGTGTTGTGGTTTCGAAAATTCCAAGGTATCCTAGGAGTAGGATTGTGTAAATGGACTTAATGACGTTTTCTCGGGCTTGTTTTAAAGTTCTGTTGAAAGCTCCACGGCTTATTTTGGCTTTTGTTAGGCGTAATTTGGCTTTTTCATCGTATTTTAAAGGTTTTCCGGCTAAATTTTCGGCCAGAATATCTATTAAGAGAGTTTCAAGCTGAACTTTTGTTAAATGGCTATTTTTTGCAAGTATTTTTACAATGGAGTCTTCTAAAGATTTTTCTAACAATTCCTTAATGGTCTCTTTAAGCTTCATTTCTTTTTACTCACCGTTAGTTTGCAGTGGATACACTTTTGTATACAGCCTACTAAAGTATAATGTTTGTGATGTAAAGTTGTCCCTTATTTGGCATAAGTATTATATTGTTGGATGGTGCAGCACCATGATGAGGCATTACCTTGACATTTCATAATCAAGCTGCGGAACGGCTTAAAAACATAAAGGCGTCTGGAATTCGCCGTTTTTTTGCATTGGCGAAAGAAATTCCAGACGTTATTAATTTAAGCGTTGGAGAACCTGACTTTTCTCCTCCAAGTCATGTTTTGGAGGGCGGTTTAAAGGCGGTTATGCAGGGCAAGACCCACTATACTCCAACTAATGGTATTCCAGAACTTAGGGAAGCGCTTGCTAGAAAAGCATACAGAGACTATGGCCTCAGATACGACCCGAATTCTGAGATTCTGGTCACGGTTGGCGGGACTGAAGCTATTGCCCTTGCTATTCTTGCTCTAGTAAATCCTGAGGATGAGGTTTTAATTCCAGATCCTGGCTTTGTCTGTTACTCTCCCAATGTTCTATTGGCTGGAGGCCTTCCTGTTTCCGTTCCCCTCTTAGAGCAAAACGGGTTTAAACCTTCCATTGATACTGTGATATCACTCATCACGGGTAAGTCACGTGTGATGATAATCAACTCACCGAACAATCCCACCGGCACGGTCTTGTCGTATGATGATTTGGCGGCTCTTGCAAGAATTGCTGTTGAACGTGATTTAATTGTGATTTCCGATGAAGTTTATGAGAACATAGTGTATGATGATGCAAAGCATTATTGTTTGGCGTCTTTTCCCGGAATGCGGGAACGCACTTTAGTCATCAACTCATTTTCGAAAACATATGCTATGACGGGGCTTAGAGTTGGGTATGTTTACGGGCCTAGGGAGTTAGTGTACCCCCTTTGGCTTGTTCATCAATACTTTGTTGCGTGTGTAGACACCTTTGCGCAATATGCTGCTTTGGCGGCGCTGGAGGGGCCGCAAGACTTTGTTAAAGAGATGGTTAGAGAGTTTGATCGGCGGAGACGCTTTGTTTACAAGAGGTTAAACGAAATTGAAGGCTTTTCCTGCAATCTCCCTAAAGGTGCCTTCTACGTTTTCCCAAACATTAAAAGGTTCCAGAGATCCTCTGAGGAGTTTTCTCAAATGCTTTTGAAGGAGGCTCGCGTGGCAACAGTTCCAGGATCGGCGTTTGGCTCTTATGGCGAGGGCTACATTAGACTTTCTTATGCTGCCTCTTACGAGCAATTGGAGGAGGCGATGAATCGCATCGAAAAGGTGGTCAAGCAGCTTAAAGTTTAGTTTTCAAAGGTTTTCTGCTTTTTCTTTTAGTTTGTCAAAGATTTCTGGGCGCAGGTCTTTCAATGTCGGTACGAAAGGTTCTACTTGACGTATTTCAGTGTAATCAATTTCGCCTATCACGAGGTCTTCCTCGTCATACTTAGCTGATACAATGATCCTTCCATTTGGGCCCACTAGTCTACTTCCTCCCCAGAACTGTAGCCCATCTTCTATGCCGACGAGGTTCACGTATGCTAGGAATGCTGTGTTTTCCATGGCTCTTGCAACTGTTAGGGTTTCGAAGAATGCTTTACGGACGGCGGGTGAGGCTGAGATACAAATAATTAACTGCGCGCCTTCAAGTCTTGTTAGGCGACTTACCTCGGGGAAAAAGACGTCATAACATATGATTAACCCTATCCTCCCAAGGTCCGTTTCGAAGACTCCGACATGGTGTCCTTGTCTGAAATACCTTTTCTCCTCAAATACGCTATGGGTTGGCAAATACATTTTTCGATATCTTCCGATTAAGCCCTGCGGTCCCACAATGACGGCGGTGTTATATAGTGTAGCTTGGGTTTTCTCGCTTAATTCCGGCATTCCAAAGATAATATAGGCTTCTTGCTCTTGGGCTATACGCTCTATCCTATTCGTTGAGGGGCCAGGAATGGTTTCTGCCAGTTTGTAAAGTTCGTCTCCAAGCATGTAGCCTGTCAATGAAAGTTCTGGGAAAATTACGAGGTCCGCGTTTTGTTGTTTTGCCCTTTTAGTATATTCTTCAATTTTTTGCGTGTTGGCTTCTTTGTCTCCTCGTTGGCAGTTTATTTGGGCTAAGGCAACCCTAAACCTTTGTTTCATACCTTCACCATTTTCATGATTGGGTGTGGGGTAATCTGAAGTCAAATCCAACGGTTCTATATTGGATTTTTGTTGTTAGTGGCATTCTCCTCTTGTGCTCCATGGCCCTCCATCTTTTTTCGATTTTTTCCACAAGCTCCCGCTTTATGTTGAGCTGTTCCGCTATTTCCTCTACTTTCATGAAATGTTCAAGTCCATAGAGAATAAGGTCTAGCAATTCATACTTTACGCCTATTTCCTCCTCTGCTGTTTGTCCGGGCCAAAGCATTGGTGTTGCTGGTTTGTTTGCGATGTCCTCTGGGATACCAATGTGTTTTGCCAGTTTGCGCACTTGGGTTTTGTAAAGGTCCATTAGGGGTGCTATGTCTGCTGCTATGTCCCCCCACTTGGTGAAGTATCCTATCATGGTTTCAGATTTGTCTGAGCTCCCACATACTATAAGGTTGAATTTATTGGCATAGTAATATAGGTAAAGCATCCGTGTACGGGCTTTCAAGTTGCCCTTGCAAAGTTTGTCCTCTGGGTCGAAGGCTGGTATTGTTTTTTGCAGTGCTTCTAGAGTTGGTGTAATGTCGATGAGTTCTGTTTTTATACCGAATTTTTCTGCAACAAGCTTTGCGTGCTCTAAATCCTTTGGATTGTAGGTTTCCCTTTCTGGAAGCATCAGCCCTAAAACCTTGTTTCCTCCGATAGCTATTGCTGATAACGCCGCTGCGGTGCTGCTGTCAACACCTCCAGAAAGGCCGAGAACTACTCCCTTTACCCCTGTTTTTTCTACGTAGTCCCTTATAAAGCGGGATATCTTATTTTTCACTTCTTCCCAGTTTAAGTCCAGAACTTGTGGGGTGAGCCTCAACGGGGAACCCTCATGCCTAATTGGATTAGGCAAGTATTTAAGGACGAAGATGGATAATGACTAAAAGGTTAACGCTTTATGAAGGAGCGGGGTATGGGGCGGAGAAGAAGAAAGGTAGTGCGTATCCCTAAAAGGAAGCTGCCGAAGCTGTTTTCGTGCCCTAGCTGTGGCAAAGAAGCTGTTCGTGTTGAGATGTTCCGCGATGAGAACCGTGCAGTTGTAAGTTGCGGAAACTGTGGGGCAAGGGAGGAGTTTACGATTAAGCAGGCTATGGGTGAGATTGACGTTTACTGCATGTTCACGGATAAATTCTACAGCACACTGAAAGGCTCAACAACAGTTAAAATCGAAGGGCAACAATAGGGGAACATTATGGTGGGCGCTGTAGAAAAGTATCTACTCGATAAAATTCACGTAGAAGGCGCCATCCACATAACCCTCATTGATCCGGAAAAGGTAACTCCCCCTCAAGCATCCTTGATTGCTGAAAAGGCAAGGGCCAGCGGAACATCGGCCATAATGGTGGGCGGGTCCACTTTTGTATCAACAAAACACCTCGATGACATGGTTAAAACGATAAAGCGGGCAGTTGAGCTTCCCGTGATTCTGTTTCCAAACAACGTGACCAGCATAAGCCGTTACGCAGACGCCATTTGGTTCATGTCACTATTAAATTCTGCTGACCCATACTTTATAATAGGCGCTCAAGTCTTAGGGGCACCTTTGGTTCGAAAGTATAATCTAGAACCCATACCAATGGGATATATCATTGTAGGCGAAGGCGGCACCGCTGGCATAATCGGAAAGGCCATCCCCATACCCTACGATAAGCCGGAATTGGCGGCGGCCCACGCGTTGGCAGGGCAATACCTTGGCATGCGTTTTATATATCTAGAGGCTGGCTCTGGCGCGAAGAAACCGGTGCCCCAAGAGATGATTCGAGCTGTTAAATGTTGCATAGACGTGCCCTTGATTGTGGGCGGGGGAATAAGATCCAAAGATCAAGCCATAGCCGCTGTGTCTGCTGGAGCTAATATAATAGTTACGGGTAACGTTGTGGAAGATGGCTGTGTTGAGGATCGTGTGTCCCAGATTATTCAAGGAATAAAGCAGGGCAAAATGCAAGCCTAAACGTTGCGGTTTTTATGTAAAATTTTAACGCGCCTTAGTGGGCTCTAAATGTGCTATTTTCCCTTATTCGTGTTAGAAATTGAAATAAGGCACCCTTGAAAAGGGTGGTGAGAGGTCCACATGAACGCGTCGGTGAGTGCTTCTTATGCAAGATACGTGGAAGGCTTAGAGAGGCAGCTTGAAGAGTTATATTCTATATGCCAAAAAGCTAGGGCGAAGGGCCTTGATCCCTCTCTGGAACCTGAATGTAAAATTGCAAGGGATATGGCTGATCTTGTAGAGGGCCTCGTTGGCCCTAAGGGAGTTGCTGAAAGGATTAGAGAGCTGAGCCAAAGGCTTCCAAGGGAAGAATTGGCGTTTAAGATCGCCGAGGAAATTGTTTATGGAAAATTTGGGCACATGGAGCCCGAAGCTGCCGCCGAACAAGCCGTGCGAACAGCTCTGGCAATTTTGACTGAGGGGCTTACTGCCGCACCAGTTCAAGGAATTGCCCAGGTTAAAATTAAGATGAATCCAGATCACACAAAGTATTTGGCTATTTACTTTGCTGGTCCAATCCGTTCTGCAGGCGGCACAGATCAAGCGTTAACGCTTGTCATTGGTGACTTTATACGTAGGCTTTTGGGGTTGGACCGTTACAAGCCCACCGACGAGGAGATTGCCCGCTTCATAGAGGAGATTAGGCTTTACGAGCGTTCTGTGAGCCGATTCCAATATCACGTTTCAGATGAAGAGCTCTGGAGGGCTTTGAAGTGGATTCCCGTGGAGGTAAACGGTACAGAGACAGATCCAATTGAGGTTTCCTCGTATCGCAACCTTCCAAGGATTGAAACTAATAGGGTGCGAGGCGGCGCATTACGTGTCGTTAATGATGGTGTCGTTGGGCGGGCTTCAAAGGTTTGGGCAATTGTGGAAAAGCTCGGGATTCAAGGATGGGACTGGCTTAAGGATATACGGAAAATGTCTGAGAAAAAATCCGCTGGCTTTATGGACGACATAGTTGCTGGCCGCCCAATATTCTCCTTCCCATCTAGACCCGGGGGTTTCCGTCTACGTTACGGAAGATCAAGAAATACGGGGTTAACGGCGGTGGGCATTCATCCAGCCACAATGCTTGTCCTGCAGGGATTTATTGCCGTGGGCACACAGCTTCGCCTAGAGCTTCCCGGGAAAGGAGGCATAGCCGTTCCCGTGGATGCTTTGGAACCGCCCATTGTCAAACTGCGGGGCGGTTCTGTTGTTAGAGTAACTTTGGAAAACTTTGCCGATATCAGGGGCCAAATTGAGAAAATCCTGTTTCTAGGCGACATTCTAGTCAGTTTTGGAGATTTCTTGTATCAAGGGAAGACGCTGGTTCCCGCTGGATATGCGGAGGAGTGGTGGGTTGAAGATTTGAGGAAAGCTGTAGCCGCCGACTTCAATGGAGACATAGAAAGAGCTGCGGTTCACGTTGGGATAGCCCCTGAAAAACTTCGAGGTTTCATGGAGGATCCGTTTGCGAACAAGCCTTCTTTTGCGGAGGCCGTGGATATTGCCGTTAAATTGAAGGTGCCGCTTCATCCAACTTTTACACCTTTCTGGTCGAGTTTAGGTTCTGTTGAGCAACTCGTCGTCTTGAGGTTTTGGCTCTTAAAGTCCAGCGTTGAATATGACGGTGAGTATGCATGTCGCATTGTCGGTGAGAACAGCGTGGAGGTTAAACAGGCCCTTGAAGCATTATGTTTGCCTCATAGGGTTCTGGATGGCAAGATTGTGGTGGAGGGCAGTGAGGCGTCTGCTTTTGCCTTCTGCCTAGGCCATAAACGTTCTAATGTTGACTTATCAGACAGCAAATCCGTTTTGGACGCTATCATGAAGCTTTCCGGCGTCATTGTTAGGGATAAGGCGCCCACGTTTGTTGGGGCAAGGATGGGGCGACCTGAAAAGGCGAAAAGACGGGAGATGAAACCCCTTGTGCATGTGCTTTTCCCCATAGGCTTGGCGGGGGGATCGCAGAGAGACATAGTTGAGGCTTGTAAAAATGGAAGCGTCTATGTAGAGATTGCGAGGTTGAAATGCCCAAATTGTAATGAGTATATGTTTAGGTCAAAGTGTCCAATATGCGGGGCTGGAACGGTCCTGGAGCTTGCTTGTCCCCGCTGCGGCAGAACACTAAATGGTGGTGGAGTCTGTCCAGTCTGCAAGGCATCCGCAGTCCCTTATGGAAAAAGGCTTGTTGACACTAAGAGGCTCCTTGAGGAGGCTTGTAGTAACCTCGGGGTTCCGACACCGAAGATTTTGAAGGGCGTTAAGGGGTTGACTAATGAGGCAAAGATTCCTGAGATTCTCGAGAAGGGTGTCTTGAGGGCAAAGTATGATTTATCTGTGTACAAGGATGGCACAATTCGTTTTGATGCAACAAACGCCCCTTTAACCCATTTCAAGCCAGCTGAAATTGGTGTTCCAGTCGAGAAACTTGTTCAACTTGGCTATCACCACGATATCCATGGTAAACCATTGACAAGTCCGGAGCAGATCTGTGAGTTAAAAGTGCAGGACGTGGTGATTCCCGTTAAATGCGCAGAATATTTTGTTCGTGTCGCTAACTTTCTGGACGAACTTCTGGAGAGGGTTTATGGTCTCTCACCATACTATAACGTTAAAGGCATCGAAGATCTTGTGGGTCATTTGGTTGTTGGCTTAGCCCCCCATACCTCTGTGGGCATTTTGGGGCGAATAATTGGTTTCACAAACTTAAATGTGTGTTATGCTCATCCCCTTTGGCACTCAGCTAAACGCAGAGACTGTGATGGTGACGAAGACGCTTTAATGCTTGCCTTGGACACGCTGCTGAACTTTTCAAGGAAATTTTTGCCAGCCCAGATTGGCGGGATAATGGATGCTCCATTACTGCTTGTACCAATTGTTAATCCTCGGGAGGTGCAGAGGCAAGCCCACGACTTTGATGTTGCAAAAGCTTACCCGCTTGAATTCTATGAAAAAGCCATGGAAAGAGTTGAAGCCAAACATTTAAGCCCCATCATAGACCTCATTGAACATAGACTTGGAACGGAAGCCCAATATGAAGGCTTCAGCTTCACAGTGCCTACTTCAAACATAAGCCTAGGAGTTGAGGAAAGCGCATATAAACGGTTTAAGACGATGATGGACAAACTTAATGGGCAGCTTGCCCTTGCCGAAAAAATCGCAGCCGTTGACGCTCGAAAAGTGGCATTAAAGGTTTTGGTGAAGCATTTCATTCGCGATATCGCTGGAAACTTAAGGGCATTTTCAACTCAAGGCTTCAGATGTAAAGCATGTAATAAGCGATTTCGCCGTCTGCCGCTTAGGGGCAAGTGTCCGCAGTGTGGGGGCGAATTAACCCTAACGGTTTACCGGGGTGGTATAGAAAAATATCTGGAGGCAGCGGAGCACATAATTCGGAAGTATAACCTGCCAAAGTATTATGCCCAGAGACTAAGCCTTATGAGGGATGAGATTGTCTCCTTGTTCGAGAGCAAAAAGCCCAGGCAAATCAGCCTCGTAGACTTTGCTTAGGTGAAACCTTTTCTATCCATGTACCGTTATTACTTTTATATTGATGGACGATGCCCAAGGAGAGTTTTCATCCAAACGCCTACTTGACAGACTTTAGAAATGTTAAGATGGGATTGAAAACGAGAACGGCTATTCTAGAGGTTCTGGAGAAGACTCCGGCTGGTGCAAAGGAAATAGCAAATAGAACTGGTCTTCAATACAATGTTGTGCTGCATCACCTGAAGCTTCTAGAGGCAAAGGGCATTGTTCAACGGAAGAGTGGCAGACCCTCCACTTGGATGCTTACCGGGCTTGGGCAAAAACGCCTAGGCTAGTTCGCCGATTTAGAATGGGCATTGGCACGGGATTTTGGCGCATTTTGGACATTTACCATCATACTTGCCAATGGCTGCCTCCTCCAGATTTACATTGGTTATGTTTGCCAGAGAAGCTAACCAAGCGAAAACGTCCGCAAACTCGGCTTCCAAAGCCTTTCTGTCTTCAGATTTTAAGGCTTCACCCAACTCCGCAACCTCTTCAACAAGCCACTCAAACGTCTTTTCAGCACCCCTCTGCGAGTCTCTATGAAAATACAACCGACGCATTAACTCCTGAAACTCGCGTATATGCACTTTTCAACCTCGAACTTGTATATGTTCTTGCGCTTTAAATTTTAGGGTTACTGGAGGCTTTGCTGACCTTTAGCAATTATATGAATCACCTTTACGCCCTTTCTTTCGAGGTGGGCGGCAATGAATCTTCTATGGCAGTATTTGGGGTTCACCTCCATGCACATTATGCATGTCCTTTTTTGGGCGGCAATCTCCAAAAGGTTCTTTACGCCCTCCCTGAAGATTTTTGTTTGCATATGTTTTTCATAGCCGCCCTTCCGGTAGCCCCCCAGTTCCTTTCCAAGCCATAGATATTCTATTCCATTTTCTGGGAGCCACTTTTCCATGTTCTCTCTTTTGAAATGCTCACTTTTTGACGTTGGAAAACTGCGGACATCCACCAGCACTTGGATTTTATGCTCCTTTAAAAGTTCAAGGAAGGTGTTTATGGAGCGGTTGCTGTGTCCAATTGTCCAGATGGTTGTTTTTTCCAAGCTTGAACCTAACGGATTTTTATGTACTGGTAAGCCTCTGTTGCGTTTTCAAAGCAGTAATGCACTTTCTGATAGCCTTTTCTGAACTCCACCACATCCGCCTTAACCTTTTCCGGGGGCTCCTTATCTATTACTACTCGTTTCATGAATTCGGCTATCTCAATCATTTCGGATTCACGCATTCCAAGCCTAGTAACCTCTGAAACGCCAAGCCTTATGCCTCCGGGGTTCTGGAAGTGCCGTCCCTCCTTAATGTCCCAGGGCAAGAGATTCCTATTTACTATTATATTTGCGTTCTCAAGCATTTTTTCAATGGTGCCACCATCACCCTGTTTTGTCACATCTATAAGGATCACATGGGACTCCGTGAACCCCTTATGTTCAGCCAAAACATTGAAGCCGCGTTCATAGAGGGCTTGGGCAAGGGCCTTCGCGTTTCTGATCACTTGACGGGCATATTCCCTTCCGAACTCGAGCAGTTCGGCGGCAGCGATGGCCACTCCTGCCACTGCATGTAGATGGTGATTGCTCACCATTCCCGGAAACGTCGCCCTCTTTATTCTATCCGCATATTCTTCCCATGAGAGAACTCCACCATGTTGTGGTCCAAAGAATGTTTTGTGAGTGCTAAGACTTACAACGTCGGCTCCCTCCCTCAACGGGTCTTGGAAGCATTTTCCAGCGATGAGTCCTGCGACGTGTGCCGCGTCATAACCAACTATGCCGCCCACCGAGTGAATTGTGTCCGCTAACTCTTTTACTGGATGGGGGAATGGGAATACGCTGGCTCCAAACATCACAAGCTTCGGCGGCCTCCCCTCTGCCGCAAGTTTTTCAATTCGCTGTTTTGCCTTATCCACGTCAATGTTCAACTCCTTATAATCCAGAGGAAGGTATTCCACCACTAAGCCGTGGACGGCTCCAGCTGTGCCCCCCAACTCCTTTTTCCCCATTGTAATGTGGCCGCCGCATGGTATTGACAAGGCCATCATGACGTCGCCGGGTTCTGTAAAAGCCGTGTAAACGACAAGATTTGCCACAACACCTGAAATCGGTCGGACATCCACAAATTCCGCGTCGAAAAGCCTTTTCATAAGTTCAATACACTTAAACTCCACTTGATCTATAAAGCGGCATCCGGCATAAACCCGCTCTCCAGGCCAGCCTTCAGCATAACGGTTTCCAAAATCTGTTGTTAGTGCCTCCCGCACCGCCGGGCTGGGGATATTCTCGCTTGCAATTAGGGAGATGCATTCACGGAACCATTCATGATGTTTCTGGAGAAGCCCTAATACATAATCGTATTCTTCACGGGGTGTCAGCACATGAACACCTCGCTCACACTATCCCTCTTTCTCGAATAAAACTATTTTGAGTTCAACGCAACGTTAATAATGAAGAACAACGTAAGCTAGATACGTTGGGCCCTCAATGAGCAAGAAGAAAAAGAGCGAATCCGCACCTATGCCCGCGGCAAGCGCTGGACTTTTAAGATTCTTTGAAGAGGAGACTGAAGGAATCAAGGTTAGACCTGAACTCCTCGTGGCCGCCGCCATCGCATTAATAGTTATCTGCATTTTAGCTCGCGTATTCTTCTGAATTTAAATTCAGCGACGAGATGGCGGATGCAAAACCTCTATCCTTTGAACGGCATTTAAGTGAATGAATATCTCGCTGCGCTCCTCCCTAGCGGCCACCTGCGGAATTGGCTGAGCTATGGTTGCCCTCAAGATTATGGCCTCCGCCTCTGAAAGCCATATCCCCGGAGGCTCACGAGTTACTGCAGCTAATGTTCCCTCAAAGCCGTAGGACGGATCAAGAATCACCCTAACCGTTTTTCCCAAGTTTTTCTCAAGCATGTGGAATATTGTTGGCGGAATATTTTGTTGTTCAGGCATAGGATCAGCAAAGTCTTATTGGTGGTGGAGGGATAAAACAGTTGCTATCCCCATCACTTCCAGTGCAACCGTAAGGGTTCAGTTTCCCTTTTCCCAATTGTTTGTGCGACACTTTAATATGCTGAGAATTTTCATAAAAACCGCTTGGGAAGGATGCCAATGAACCCAGATGACTCCTTTAATCAGCACTTAGACAGGGCTGTTAGGCATTATTCATCACTTTTTACGTTGCCCTCTTATAGACGTAGTCTCGCTTTCTCATGGGTGATATGTCAAGTCATCGGCCTGCTCCATGCCTTTTCCATTAATCCCGTCTTATCCGGGCTTGTTCATGGTTTGGTTCTGGGCTTCTCCCTTTTTGCCGTCACGGTGCTTATAAATTACTGCCTGAGGCTTTGTGCTTTTAGAAAGGATCCCGTCTATGATTTGAGGCGAATAGCTGCTCTTTCTCTTTTCTGCTGGATTTTCTGGCTTCCCTTCATCCTTATGGGTTCTTTCGCTGCATTTCTTTTTAGTCGAGTGTGGGCTGTTAGACTTTGCTTGATGGGCTTCTCCACCATTCTAATCTTACGTTTGATAACGCTTTACGTGACCTCTTCGTCCAACGTAAAATCCTTCTTGGCGGCTTCTATCGTTCCACCCCTCTTATGTTTAGCCCCCTTCACCCTTCTTTGGTTGAACGTGGCGAATCCTTGGAGGGTTTCTCTGTTCTTGCCGTTCGCCCTTGCTGTCGCCCTTTTCTCCAGTTTTCTCTTCATAGCTCTCCTTAACAACGTTGGCCGAAAGGTTGTGGGTTTTCCCTCTTTGTATATTTTCAAGGCGTTCCTTTTGAACTGGATTGCCAATTTAAATGAGCCCTTCGAATATTTCCTCGAAAGCCTCGGCGAGGAAAGCGAAGTCGATGTCTCAATTCTGCGCTTTGACCGGGAAGCTGGCAGCGTTTATGTGGTTGTTCCCTCGGTTCATCCTGGTCCATTCAAAAATATTGGAAGCAGTCTCCTGCCATCAATGCTTAAAGACAGCTTAGAGCAAAAGTTGGGCGGTGTCGTATGTGTGCCGCTGGGGCTGCTCGGCCATGAACGTGATCTGGCATCTCAAAAAGAATGTCAAAAAATAATTGATCATGTTGTTGAGTCCGTCGCTTTTATAGCCAGCGAGGATGGAGCCACACCTTTCTTCAAGGTTAAAAATGAACCAGCTACTGTGTGCTGTCAATGGCTTGGAAACGTTGCTCTATTCACTTTTTCCCTAGCGCCACATACCACTGAGGACCTCCCACCCGACTTGGGTCTTTATGTTCAAAACAAAGCCGAGAAGATGGGCTTGGAAAACTGCGTTTTTGTAAATGCCCATAACAGTATAGATGGGGTTCTTGAACCGGAGAAGGCTTTGAAGGCTCTAGAGGAGGCTGCCCTAGCTTGTCTGGATAAAGTTTCCTCGTCGGAGAAGTTCCCTTTCAAGGTGGGCGCCGCCGTTGTTAAGCCCAAGGAGTTCAGCCTTTCAGATGGTATGGGATCCGGCGGCATAACTGTGGTGGTTGTTGAGGTTGGTGGGGCGAAAACGGCTTACGTGGTTTTTGACGGAAACAATATGGTTTCAGGATTGCGAGAGAAGATTCTGTCAGCGCTAAAGCCGCTGGGCATCCATGACGGGGAAGTCTTAACAACGGACACGCATTCTGTGAATGCGGTAACTTTGACTACCCGAGGATATCATCCAATAGGCGAGGTTATGAATCATGAAAGGATCGTCGAGTACATCAAGGAGGCAACATGCGCTGCCATCGCAAACTTGAGTCAAGCCAAGGTTGGCTTCCGCCGCATAAAAATTCGGAAAGTTAGGGTTATTGGGAGGGAAGCCCTAGAAAAACTATGTGTGCTCCCGGA
This genomic window contains:
- a CDS encoding MazG nucleotide pyrophosphohydrolase domain-containing protein, with amino-acid sequence MHIREFQELMRRLYFHRDSQRGAEKTFEWLVEEVAELGEALKSEDRKALEAEFADVFAWLASLANITNVNLEEAAIGKYDGKCPKCAKIPCQCPF
- a CDS encoding DNA polymerase II large subunit, whose protein sequence is MNASVSASYARYVEGLERQLEELYSICQKARAKGLDPSLEPECKIARDMADLVEGLVGPKGVAERIRELSQRLPREELAFKIAEEIVYGKFGHMEPEAAAEQAVRTALAILTEGLTAAPVQGIAQVKIKMNPDHTKYLAIYFAGPIRSAGGTDQALTLVIGDFIRRLLGLDRYKPTDEEIARFIEEIRLYERSVSRFQYHVSDEELWRALKWIPVEVNGTETDPIEVSSYRNLPRIETNRVRGGALRVVNDGVVGRASKVWAIVEKLGIQGWDWLKDIRKMSEKKSAGFMDDIVAGRPIFSFPSRPGGFRLRYGRSRNTGLTAVGIHPATMLVLQGFIAVGTQLRLELPGKGGIAVPVDALEPPIVKLRGGSVVRVTLENFADIRGQIEKILFLGDILVSFGDFLYQGKTLVPAGYAEEWWVEDLRKAVAADFNGDIERAAVHVGIAPEKLRGFMEDPFANKPSFAEAVDIAVKLKVPLHPTFTPFWSSLGSVEQLVVLRFWLLKSSVEYDGEYACRIVGENSVEVKQALEALCLPHRVLDGKIVVEGSEASAFAFCLGHKRSNVDLSDSKSVLDAIMKLSGVIVRDKAPTFVGARMGRPEKAKRREMKPLVHVLFPIGLAGGSQRDIVEACKNGSVYVEIARLKCPNCNEYMFRSKCPICGAGTVLELACPRCGRTLNGGGVCPVCKASAVPYGKRLVDTKRLLEEACSNLGVPTPKILKGVKGLTNEAKIPEILEKGVLRAKYDLSVYKDGTIRFDATNAPLTHFKPAEIGVPVEKLVQLGYHHDIHGKPLTSPEQICELKVQDVVIPVKCAEYFVRVANFLDELLERVYGLSPYYNVKGIEDLVGHLVVGLAPHTSVGILGRIIGFTNLNVCYAHPLWHSAKRRDCDGDEDALMLALDTLLNFSRKFLPAQIGGIMDAPLLLVPIVNPREVQRQAHDFDVAKAYPLEFYEKAMERVEAKHLSPIIDLIEHRLGTEAQYEGFSFTVPTSNISLGVEESAYKRFKTMMDKLNGQLALAEKIAAVDARKVALKVLVKHFIRDIAGNLRAFSTQGFRCKACNKRFRRLPLRGKCPQCGGELTLTVYRGGIEKYLEAAEHIIRKYNLPKYYAQRLSLMRDEIVSLFESKKPRQISLVDFA
- a CDS encoding winged helix-turn-helix domain-containing protein; the encoded protein is MPKESFHPNAYLTDFRNVKMGLKTRTAILEVLEKTPAGAKEIANRTGLQYNVVLHHLKLLEAKGIVQRKSGRPSTWMLTGLGQKRLG
- the glyA gene encoding serine hydroxymethyltransferase yields the protein MTPREEYDYVLGLLQKHHEWFRECISLIASENIPSPAVREALTTDFGNRYAEGWPGERVYAGCRFIDQVEFKCIELMKRLFDAEFVDVRPISGVVANLVVYTAFTEPGDVMMALSIPCGGHITMGKKELGGTAGAVHGLVVEYLPLDYKELNIDVDKAKQRIEKLAAEGRPPKLVMFGASVFPFPHPVKELADTIHSVGGIVGYDAAHVAGLIAGKCFQDPLREGADVVSLSTHKTFFGPQHGGVLSWEEYADRIKRATFPGMVSNHHLHAVAGVAIAAAELLEFGREYARQVIRNAKALAQALYERGFNVLAEHKGFTESHVILIDVTKQGDGGTIEKMLENANIIVNRNLLPWDIKEGRHFQNPGGIRLGVSEVTRLGMRESEMIEIAEFMKRVVIDKEPPEKVKADVVEFRKGYQKVHYCFENATEAYQYIKIR
- a CDS encoding DUF488 domain-containing protein; the encoded protein is MEKTTIWTIGHSNRSINTFLELLKEHKIQVLVDVRSFPTSKSEHFKRENMEKWLPENGIEYLWLGKELGGYRKGGYEKHMQTKIFREGVKNLLEIAAQKRTCIMCMEVNPKYCHRRFIAAHLERKGVKVIHIIAKGQQSLQ
- a CDS encoding preprotein translocase subunit Sec61beta, translating into MSKKKKSESAPMPAASAGLLRFFEEETEGIKVRPELLVAAAIALIVICILARVFF